One Bacillota bacterium DNA segment encodes these proteins:
- a CDS encoding prepilin-type N-terminal cleavage/methylation domain-containing protein, whose product MIKGMRRDRDGFTLIELVVVITILGVLVAIAIPTVGGYVDDAKKKGARADAKNIQTALIMYKAENGVYPPDTSDYSVFRNAIKKYVSLPEQDDRANFDFVSYDGDAGTHGFYVLVRARDRQNLSISIYEDDIIGP is encoded by the coding sequence ATGATTAAGGGTATGCGCAGGGACCGGGACGGGTTCACCCTCATCGAGCTAGTGGTGGTGATCACCATCCTGGGCGTACTCGTAGCCATCGCAATTCCGACCGTGGGCGGCTACGTCGATGACGCCAAGAAGAAGGGGGCCAGGGCCGACGCCAAGAACATCCAGACCGCCCTGATTATGTACAAGGCCGAGAACGGTGTGTACCCACCCGACACGTCCGACTACTCTGTCTTTCGGAACGCCATCAAGAAGTATGTGTCTCTGCCGGAACAAGATGACCGTGCCAATTTCGATTTCGTGTCTTACGATGGTGACGCTGGCACCCATGGCTTCTACGTGTTAGTGCGGGCACGGGACAGGCAAAACCTGT